One stretch of Meiothermus sp. QL-1 DNA includes these proteins:
- the cas4 gene encoding CRISPR-associated protein Cas4, giving the protein MDGEDELLTEALEDPGGSQEPLPISALAQYTYCPRRAALILLEGEWEDNEYTLRGARAHEEVDLPEGLLREGVRVERALPLWSERLGLVGRADVVEFLEGVPYPVEHKVGRRWPRELAQRAAEVQLCAQALCLEEMFGLSVPVGAIFSRAERRRREVAFTPGLRAATLATLEALRALLGQERLPPPAADARCKHCSLLAVCMPHLPEALKGLEDGL; this is encoded by the coding sequence GTGGACGGGGAGGATGAGCTTCTGACCGAGGCCCTGGAGGACCCCGGGGGTTCCCAGGAGCCCCTCCCCATCAGCGCCCTGGCCCAGTACACCTACTGCCCCCGCCGGGCGGCCCTGATCCTCCTGGAGGGGGAGTGGGAGGACAACGAGTACACCCTGCGGGGGGCCCGGGCCCACGAAGAGGTGGACCTCCCCGAAGGGCTCTTGCGCGAAGGGGTCCGGGTGGAGCGGGCCCTGCCCCTTTGGTCGGAGCGGCTGGGCCTGGTGGGCCGGGCGGACGTGGTGGAGTTCCTGGAGGGGGTGCCCTACCCGGTGGAGCACAAGGTGGGCCGCAGATGGCCCCGCGAGCTTGCCCAAAGGGCCGCTGAGGTCCAGCTCTGCGCCCAGGCCCTGTGCCTCGAGGAGATGTTCGGCCTGAGCGTACCCGTGGGGGCCATCTTTAGCAGGGCAGAACGGCGCCGGCGGGAGGTGGCCTTTACCCCCGGGCTCCGGGCCGCCACCCTGGCCACCCTCGAGGCCCTGCGGGCCCTTTTGGGGCAAGAGCGCCTCCCCCCGCCCGCCGCCGATGCCCGCTGCAAGCACTGCTCCCTGCTGGCTGTCTGCATGCCCCACCTGCCCGAGGCCCTGAAGGGGTTGGAGGATGGTCTCTGA
- the cas10 gene encoding type III-B CRISPR-associated protein Cas10/Cmr2, whose protein sequence is MSYLVSIALGPVQDFIAAARRTADLYAGSQILQELSKCAAQFLASKGAQLIFPADKDADGANKILAQVEGDPKRLAEETKRAVQKRLLELWDETIGKLPAKYQNLIDQARTKEQLGNFLEFYAAWVPLPSVEAYKEARLQVERLLAGRKALRDFAPTRQEDEGVPKSPLDPSRAAVIDPRNWADASIPLPDGSYRPLRIKPTEYLDAISLLKRCYGVLRSQTVVDTRTMARRSWRPEAMPEERWGEEEDHIPEPQPYFAILVADGDRMGELIGRQEDPEAHRRLSKTLDGFAQAARKIVLQHHGFMVYSGGDDVLAFLPVNRAVACAQALSEDFRRRVGGTLSAGVAIVHYREPLSISLENAREAEKAAKNGGRNALAVALHTRGGAPITVVQPWDGLTWDELLEAYKTRAITRGLAHELRDLVQEWQDDMRADYLYQEALRILNRKEARGLKIPFPKEDTPAYRKALLGFVDQLIIARFLSGIREEEAHAGTGA, encoded by the coding sequence ATGAGCTACCTGGTATCCATCGCCCTCGGCCCGGTGCAGGACTTCATCGCCGCCGCCCGCCGCACCGCCGACCTCTATGCGGGGTCGCAAATCCTGCAGGAGCTGAGCAAGTGCGCGGCCCAGTTTCTGGCTTCAAAGGGCGCCCAGCTCATCTTCCCCGCCGACAAGGACGCCGACGGGGCCAACAAGATCCTGGCCCAGGTGGAGGGGGACCCGAAGCGGCTTGCCGAGGAGACCAAAAGGGCTGTTCAGAAAAGGCTCCTGGAGCTCTGGGACGAGACCATCGGCAAACTCCCCGCTAAGTACCAAAACCTCATTGACCAAGCGAGGACCAAAGAGCAGCTCGGGAACTTCCTGGAGTTCTACGCCGCCTGGGTTCCCCTGCCCAGCGTAGAGGCCTACAAGGAGGCGCGGCTTCAGGTGGAGCGCCTCCTGGCTGGGCGCAAGGCCCTGCGGGACTTCGCCCCTACCCGGCAAGAGGACGAGGGGGTGCCCAAGTCCCCCCTGGACCCCTCCCGGGCGGCGGTGATAGACCCCCGGAACTGGGCTGACGCCAGCATTCCCCTGCCCGACGGCTCCTACCGTCCCCTGCGCATCAAGCCTACCGAATACCTGGACGCCATCTCCCTCCTCAAGCGCTGCTACGGGGTGCTCAGGTCCCAGACGGTGGTGGACACCCGCACCATGGCCCGGCGCTCCTGGAGGCCCGAGGCCATGCCGGAGGAGCGCTGGGGCGAGGAGGAGGACCACATCCCAGAACCCCAGCCCTACTTCGCCATCCTGGTGGCGGACGGGGACCGCATGGGGGAGCTCATCGGCCGTCAGGAGGACCCGGAGGCCCACCGCAGGCTCTCCAAGACCCTGGACGGGTTTGCCCAAGCGGCCCGAAAGATTGTGCTACAGCACCACGGCTTCATGGTCTACTCGGGCGGGGACGATGTGCTGGCCTTTTTGCCGGTGAACCGCGCGGTGGCCTGCGCCCAGGCTCTCTCCGAGGACTTTCGCCGCCGGGTGGGGGGCACGCTTTCCGCCGGCGTGGCCATCGTGCACTACCGCGAACCCCTCTCCATCTCCTTGGAAAATGCCCGGGAGGCGGAGAAGGCTGCCAAGAACGGGGGGCGCAACGCCCTGGCCGTGGCCCTGCACACCCGGGGGGGTGCCCCCATCACCGTGGTACAGCCCTGGGACGGGCTCACCTGGGATGAGCTGCTGGAGGCCTACAAAACCCGCGCCATCACCCGGGGCCTGGCCCACGAGTTGCGGGACCTGGTGCAGGAGTGGCAGGACGACATGCGGGCCGACTACCTTTATCAGGAAGCCCTGCGCATCCTGAACCGCAAGGAGGCCCGCGGCCTGAAGATCCCTTTCCCTAAGGAGGACACCCCTGCCTATCGCAAGGCCCTCTTGGGGTTTGTAGACCAGCTCATCATCGCCCGCTTTTTGAGCGGCATCCGCGAGGAGGAAGCCCATGCCGGAACGGGTGCTTGA
- the cmr5 gene encoding type III-B CRISPR module-associated protein Cmr5, with product MKLVTRAQEDMKNALKLVSSLEVEHEEVKNIYGSLCHSFPILVRQSGLCQALAFSAEKARKEDSRGRAHRLLLEHVAQILGVRDPLQAVQQADAIGYMHYTRRVLSAWVYFKRFAASVLGVHTGGRDEGE from the coding sequence GTGAAACTTGTGACCCGCGCTCAGGAAGATATGAAAAATGCCCTGAAGCTGGTGAGCAGCTTGGAGGTAGAACACGAGGAGGTAAAGAACATCTACGGGAGCCTGTGCCACAGCTTCCCCATCCTGGTGCGCCAGAGCGGCCTCTGCCAGGCTCTGGCCTTCAGCGCGGAGAAGGCCCGCAAGGAGGACAGCCGGGGCCGGGCTCACCGGCTTCTCCTGGAGCATGTGGCCCAGATCCTGGGCGTGAGGGACCCTCTGCAGGCCGTGCAGCAGGCCGACGCTATCGGCTACATGCACTACACCCGCCGCGTGCTCTCCGCCTGGGTGTACTTCAAGCGCTTTGCCGCCAGCGTGCTGGGCGTGCACACGGGAGGACGCGATGAGGGCGAGTAG
- the csx2 gene encoding TIGR02221 family CRISPR-associated protein: protein MIILSMLGTGNYQEVEYIWDGCKARPHRFFQSSLKEWFPEAQLLICVTEEAKNKHGEDILQELTGAKLIDIPSGQNEAEYWQIFNIIQEEIPEGTELVLDITHGFRSLPILALLAVSFLRIAKGVVLKYVLYGAYEAKTDSSAPVFDLTPFVSMLDWATASQYFLETGDAGKFQPLVEARGEKPVNTHLNTAVKGLGSLSSALAANRALEIGEVARETLGSLGEAQKEAWKPQHQPLKLLLPRLKDMLGHLALKKSPSQEDYSQEDYLRQNFALVLWLLQNQQFEKALGLAREWMVSFAQYRRQGSWYPISFDSRKEAEGWLNSCVKGETETPEEWKDFIQLWRDLGNLRNDLMHFGFRESPRGKESIPQEFREKIDKLRDVIRGMNFECPEGMGSPRA, encoded by the coding sequence ATGATAATTCTTTCGATGCTCGGGACGGGTAACTATCAAGAAGTTGAGTACATCTGGGATGGCTGTAAGGCCCGGCCCCACCGCTTCTTTCAGTCTTCGTTGAAGGAGTGGTTTCCTGAAGCCCAGCTGTTGATTTGTGTTACAGAAGAGGCTAAAAATAAACACGGCGAAGACATTTTGCAGGAGCTTACAGGGGCAAAGTTGATAGATATTCCCTCTGGGCAAAATGAGGCCGAATATTGGCAAATTTTCAACATCATTCAGGAAGAGATTCCCGAAGGGACCGAACTGGTGCTGGACATAACACATGGGTTTCGCTCGCTGCCTATTCTGGCGTTGCTGGCAGTCAGTTTTTTGCGAATAGCTAAGGGGGTTGTGTTAAAGTATGTGCTTTACGGCGCCTATGAGGCCAAAACCGACTCGAGTGCCCCAGTGTTTGATCTGACTCCATTCGTGTCTATGCTGGACTGGGCCACTGCTAGCCAGTACTTTCTGGAAACAGGGGATGCGGGAAAGTTTCAGCCTTTAGTAGAGGCAAGGGGTGAGAAACCTGTAAATACCCACTTAAATACAGCTGTGAAAGGGTTGGGTTCGCTTTCCTCGGCCCTTGCCGCGAACCGGGCCTTGGAGATCGGGGAAGTGGCCCGAGAAACCCTGGGTAGCCTAGGAGAGGCTCAAAAGGAAGCATGGAAGCCCCAGCATCAGCCTCTCAAGCTGCTTTTGCCCCGCCTCAAGGACATGCTGGGCCATCTGGCCCTGAAGAAAAGCCCTTCTCAGGAGGACTACTCTCAGGAGGACTACCTGCGGCAAAACTTTGCCTTAGTCCTCTGGCTTCTGCAAAACCAACAGTTTGAGAAGGCCCTGGGCCTGGCCAGGGAGTGGATGGTGTCTTTTGCCCAGTACAGAAGGCAGGGCTCCTGGTATCCTATCAGCTTCGACAGTCGGAAAGAGGCTGAAGGATGGCTTAACAGTTGCGTAAAGGGGGAAACCGAGACCCCGGAAGAGTGGAAGGACTTCATCCAGCTTTGGAGGGACCTGGGGAACCTGCGCAATGACCTGATGCACTTTGGCTTCCGGGAGAGTCCCCGAGGGAAGGAGTCCATACCCCAGGAGTTCAGGGAGAAAATAGACAAGCTCAGGGATGTTATCCGTGGGATGAACTTTGAATGCCCTGAAGGGATGGGATCCCCGAGGGCGTAG
- the cmr3 gene encoding type III-B CRISPR module-associated protein Cmr3 has protein sequence MPERVLEIHALSPLLFRDGRPFTAADGTETAARSLPLPLPGTVAGFVRTQIGKALGRGWGQEVLQDLHALQVSGPLLAREEEVLLPAPLDGVIYKDGNGDLRVMRLRPFTPPEGAGCDLPEGMLPLEVTQDVKPESRYHFWRAQDMERWLLGEDLVPERIPGLPTETRVHVAMDPVRGKAREGQLYSVAYRPLEMGKDPETYRPATLRVRLSLPEGMGVAPVGHLGGERRPVTVRIREDLSGAWWDCPKSIQERFRGLGPGARVRLILATPALFEGGWRPGWIERSGSGALHLPRGLSKVRLRLVAAAVGRREAVSGWNLRQNRPKPVRWMVPAGSVYFFEVEQGNPADLLESWLRPVSDHEQDRKDGFGLAMWGVW, from the coding sequence ATGCCGGAACGGGTGCTTGAGATCCACGCCCTGAGCCCCCTGCTCTTCCGCGACGGCCGGCCCTTCACCGCCGCCGACGGCACCGAGACTGCCGCCCGGAGCCTGCCCCTGCCCCTGCCGGGCACCGTGGCTGGCTTTGTGCGCACCCAGATCGGCAAGGCCCTGGGCAGGGGCTGGGGCCAGGAGGTGCTCCAGGACCTCCACGCCCTCCAGGTCTCGGGGCCCCTTCTGGCCCGGGAAGAGGAGGTTCTGCTGCCCGCACCCCTGGACGGGGTGATTTACAAAGATGGAAATGGGGATCTCCGGGTTATGAGGCTACGCCCCTTTACCCCTCCCGAAGGGGCGGGGTGCGACCTGCCGGAGGGGATGCTGCCCTTGGAGGTCACCCAGGACGTCAAGCCCGAATCCAGGTACCACTTCTGGAGGGCCCAGGACATGGAGCGCTGGCTCTTGGGGGAGGACCTGGTGCCGGAGAGGATCCCTGGCCTTCCCACGGAGACCCGGGTCCACGTGGCCATGGACCCCGTGAGGGGCAAGGCCAGGGAGGGCCAGCTCTACAGCGTGGCCTACCGCCCCCTGGAGATGGGTAAAGACCCCGAGACCTACCGGCCCGCCACCCTGCGGGTGCGGCTCTCCCTGCCCGAGGGCATGGGGGTAGCCCCTGTGGGCCACCTGGGGGGTGAGCGCCGCCCGGTGACGGTGCGGATCAGGGAGGACCTCTCGGGGGCCTGGTGGGACTGCCCGAAGAGCATCCAGGAGCGCTTCCGGGGGCTGGGCCCCGGGGCCAGGGTGCGGCTCATTTTGGCCACACCAGCCCTCTTTGAGGGGGGCTGGAGGCCGGGCTGGATCGAACGGTCGGGCAGCGGGGCGCTCCACCTGCCCCGGGGACTCAGCAAGGTGAGGCTAAGGCTGGTGGCGGCCGCGGTGGGGCGGCGGGAGGCGGTGAGCGGCTGGAACCTCCGGCAAAACCGGCCCAAGCCGGTGCGCTGGATGGTGCCGGCGGGGAGCGTGTACTTCTTTGAGGTGGAGCAGGGGAACCCCGCGGATCTTTTAGAAAGCTGGCTCAGGCCTGTGAGCGACCACGAGCAAGACCGCAAGGACGGTTTTGGACTGGCCATGTGGGGAGTGTGGTGA
- the cmr4 gene encoding type III-B CRISPR module RAMP protein Cmr4: MAEKAKLIFWQALTPVHPGTGQDSGSVVDLPVAREVATGFPFIPASSLKGVLRDGREDEQANRVFGSLESAAELSLTDARVLFLPVRAYAGTFAFLTCPLVLERLRRDQKALGLSPLQAVIPTPGRTEALLGANPAIVHEGQVILEDIDLEARVGKVKDLAEELGLLVFGPEAGYFQERFALVHDDVFSYFCEMGVEIIARVKLNPESKTVVKGGLWHEEAIPAETVFSCFAIGTHGFEELERPYLQLGGQASVGRGLLRRLGGGA, encoded by the coding sequence ATGGCGGAAAAAGCGAAGCTGATCTTCTGGCAGGCCCTTACGCCCGTACACCCCGGCACGGGGCAGGACTCGGGCAGCGTGGTGGACCTTCCTGTGGCCCGGGAGGTGGCCACGGGCTTTCCCTTCATCCCCGCCAGCAGCCTTAAGGGGGTGCTGCGGGACGGGCGGGAGGACGAGCAGGCCAACCGGGTTTTTGGCTCTCTAGAAAGCGCGGCTGAGCTCAGCCTCACCGACGCCCGGGTACTCTTCCTGCCCGTGCGCGCCTATGCGGGCACCTTTGCCTTCCTCACCTGCCCCCTGGTGCTGGAGCGGCTTAGGCGCGATCAGAAGGCCCTGGGGCTTTCCCCCCTGCAGGCGGTGATACCCACCCCTGGGAGAACCGAGGCCCTCTTGGGGGCAAACCCCGCCATCGTGCACGAGGGCCAGGTCATCCTGGAGGACATAGACCTGGAAGCCCGGGTAGGGAAGGTGAAGGACCTGGCGGAGGAGCTGGGGCTGCTTGTTTTCGGCCCGGAGGCCGGCTATTTCCAGGAGCGCTTCGCCCTGGTGCACGACGACGTATTCAGCTACTTCTGCGAGATGGGCGTGGAGATCATCGCCCGGGTCAAACTGAACCCCGAATCCAAGACCGTGGTCAAGGGCGGGCTCTGGCACGAGGAGGCCATTCCCGCGGAGACGGTCTTTTCCTGCTTCGCCATAGGAACCCATGGGTTTGAGGAGCTGGAACGCCCCTACCTCCAGCTCGGCGGACAGGCCAGCGTGGGGCGGGGGCTGTTGCGGCGGCTAGGGGGTGGGGCGTGA
- the cmr1 gene encoding type III-B CRISPR module RAMP protein Cmr1 codes for MRTAKPRSSERGVVTLRTITPMFGGSAIPREVDRENPVRAASVRGHLRFWWRATAGARYATAEELFRAEEEIWGSAERYGRVALRVVEQRGEQEVRPSDLVPDRGTARTGPMERFFLHPFNENKRENTPEAFGLQSVAFTLELTLNLAESEKEHLRRAIRAWIAFGGIGARTRRGVGALEVTEDLKDWLPSSPEQLREWFSVQPPKEVCHTTLAGAVVRLGPARRPEAKDPYKGHAAWRELGRFWARFRKGHFVEDPKTNETMAYTPMAGGKWLDHQTLLAFQHGQKQIALAKPYLGLPIVYQRLGKSFSGTLEAVHTGGRRMASPVILKPIVFADGSIRPAVIILNAPVPTRIRVNGEELTLQVPDDDPVLDALEARDPLEAVRKAAHLQGFTQEVRL; via the coding sequence GTGAGAACCGCGAAGCCCCGTTCTTCAGAACGGGGAGTCGTCACGCTGAGGACCATCACCCCCATGTTCGGGGGCAGTGCCATCCCCCGGGAGGTGGACCGGGAAAACCCCGTGCGCGCCGCCAGCGTGCGGGGACACCTGCGCTTCTGGTGGCGGGCCACGGCGGGGGCGCGCTACGCCACGGCGGAGGAGCTTTTCCGGGCGGAGGAGGAGATCTGGGGGAGTGCGGAAAGGTATGGCCGGGTGGCCCTGCGGGTGGTGGAGCAAAGGGGGGAGCAGGAGGTGAGGCCCTCCGACCTGGTGCCCGACCGGGGCACCGCCAGGACCGGCCCCATGGAGCGGTTTTTCCTCCACCCCTTCAACGAGAACAAAAGGGAGAACACCCCTGAGGCCTTCGGTCTCCAGAGCGTGGCCTTCACCCTCGAGCTCACCCTTAACCTCGCCGAGTCCGAGAAGGAGCACCTGCGCCGTGCTATTCGGGCCTGGATTGCCTTCGGGGGCATCGGGGCCCGCACCCGGCGGGGGGTGGGAGCCCTCGAGGTCACGGAGGACCTCAAGGACTGGCTGCCCTCCAGCCCAGAGCAGCTCAGGGAGTGGTTCTCCGTCCAACCCCCCAAGGAGGTCTGCCACACCACCCTGGCCGGGGCGGTGGTCCGCCTGGGCCCGGCCCGCAGGCCCGAGGCCAAGGACCCCTACAAGGGGCATGCCGCCTGGCGGGAGCTGGGCCGCTTCTGGGCGCGTTTCCGCAAAGGGCATTTCGTGGAAGACCCCAAGACCAACGAAACGATGGCCTACACCCCCATGGCCGGGGGCAAGTGGCTGGATCACCAAACCCTTTTGGCTTTCCAGCACGGGCAGAAGCAGATTGCCCTGGCCAAGCCCTACCTGGGGCTTCCCATCGTCTACCAGCGCCTTGGGAAGAGCTTCAGCGGCACCCTCGAGGCGGTTCACACCGGCGGCAGACGCATGGCCTCGCCGGTTATTTTGAAGCCGATTGTTTTTGCGGATGGCAGCATTCGGCCTGCGGTCATCATCCTCAATGCGCCCGTCCCCACAAGAATCAGGGTCAATGGAGAAGAACTCACTTTGCAGGTTCCTGACGACGACCCTGTGCTGGATGCGCTCGAGGCCCGCGACCCCCTCGAGGCCGTCCGCAAGGCCGCCCACCTGCAGGGCTTCACCCAGGAGGTGCGCCTATGA
- the cmr6 gene encoding type III-B CRISPR module RAMP protein Cmr6 yields the protein MRASRLDLSPPSHAGLALQRYLLEHDDQKEAVRELLKHIANTPVPPVYRDAFARWQRSLGGAVWLEAATRTPLAIGLGNSSPLENGLALHHTYGVPYLPGSALKGLLRRVAERYGLSQEEKAVLLGEGPDPKGKKQGSAAYLVYWDGWLDPQSEKPFQQDVIAVHHPVYYRSRGRQAWPTDFDDPNPVAFLSVRPGVRFHIPITCPAENAQDWPYKAAEMLKWGLEHLGLGGKTNAGYGYFGDFRITVPERLESLEERVEEVERQTREVLEQVNDASALSKIDNYLPKIEFLEPAVRRSSLEAIKAHLEAMKRWDMTKSRCRKIQTLLEET from the coding sequence ATGAGGGCGAGTAGGCTGGATCTTTCCCCGCCTTCCCACGCGGGGCTGGCCCTGCAGCGCTACCTGCTGGAGCACGACGACCAAAAGGAGGCCGTCCGGGAGCTCCTAAAGCACATCGCCAATACCCCGGTCCCACCGGTGTACCGGGACGCCTTTGCACGCTGGCAGCGCTCCCTGGGAGGAGCGGTCTGGCTCGAGGCCGCCACCCGCACCCCCCTGGCCATCGGCCTGGGCAACAGCAGCCCTCTGGAAAACGGCCTGGCCCTCCACCACACCTACGGCGTGCCCTACCTGCCGGGGAGCGCCCTCAAGGGCCTCCTGCGCCGGGTGGCCGAGCGCTATGGCCTGAGCCAGGAGGAAAAGGCCGTCCTGCTGGGGGAAGGCCCCGACCCCAAGGGGAAGAAGCAGGGGAGTGCCGCCTACCTGGTCTACTGGGACGGCTGGCTGGACCCCCAGAGCGAAAAGCCCTTCCAGCAGGACGTGATCGCCGTGCACCACCCGGTGTACTACAGGAGCCGGGGAAGGCAGGCCTGGCCCACCGACTTTGACGATCCCAACCCCGTGGCCTTCCTCTCCGTAAGGCCGGGGGTGAGGTTCCATATCCCCATCACCTGCCCCGCGGAAAACGCCCAGGACTGGCCCTACAAGGCCGCCGAGATGCTCAAGTGGGGCCTGGAGCACCTGGGCCTGGGGGGGAAGACCAACGCGGGGTATGGGTACTTTGGGGACTTCAGGATCACAGTTCCTGAGAGGCTGGAATCGCTGGAGGAGCGCGTGGAAGAAGTCGAGAGACAAACTCGAGAAGTTCTAGAGCAGGTCAATGATGCCTCTGCGCTATCCAAAATAGACAACTATCTCCCCAAGATCGAGTTTTTAGAACCAGCCGTAAGAAGGTCAAGCCTTGAGGCCATTAAGGCTCATCTGGAAGCTATGAAGCGCTGGGATATGACAAAAAGCCGCTGTCGGAAAATTCAAACCCTACTGGAGGAAACATGA